Proteins encoded together in one Micromonospora kangleipakensis window:
- a CDS encoding MMPL family transporter: MGRRPVTVRLARWSAEHPWRAIALWVVFVAVCFVGGNAAGLTEATDEDMAIGEAGRAQLIVDGGNFDEPAVENVLITPRAGVLDRTAAKAAADDTATRLRQVTGVASVGAPMPSHDGGALLVPITMSGDPGTASDRVQPLRDATAKVQEAHPQLRIEQVGGPSINKALDDTLGKDFKRAELLSLPVTLAILIIAFGALIAASVPVLLALSSVAAAMGLSTLASHLVPATDTTASVILLIGMAVGVDYSLFYVRREREERARGRSRLDAVEIAAETSGHAVVVSGFAVIISMAGLLLANDAVFSSLAVGSILVVAVAVTGSLTVLPAFLAKLGRWVDRPRVPLLWRLTAPRAGRHGERATPRFWSAVLKPALRAPLATLVVSVGLLLALAAPALGMKLKFPGMEDLPRTTPAMQAYDRLTAAFPSTGTSHTVAVRAPAEQADQVRAALTDLAGRAAAGPLFAPAEGDGPEIKVSADRRVSVLEVATPYASRTDEAARSLHELRDDLAPAALRGIPGVEYAIGGGVADSEDYAAHVKDKLPVVMGFVLALTFLVMAWTFRSVVIALTSIILNLLSAGAAYGLLVLVFQGDWAEGLLGFTSMGAIVSWLPLFLFVVLFGLSMDYHVFVVSRIREGIRNGMSNRDAVAYGISSSAGVVTSAAVVMVGVFAIFASLSTIDMKQLGIGLAAAILLDATIIRAVVLPSLMTLLGDANWWAPRFLRGRSATPPADPPTPAPELVGAR, encoded by the coding sequence ATGGGCAGGCGACCGGTGACGGTGCGGTTGGCGCGGTGGAGTGCGGAGCATCCGTGGCGGGCCATCGCACTCTGGGTGGTCTTCGTGGCGGTGTGCTTCGTCGGCGGGAACGCCGCCGGCCTGACCGAGGCGACCGACGAGGACATGGCGATCGGCGAGGCGGGACGGGCCCAGCTGATCGTCGACGGCGGGAACTTCGACGAGCCCGCGGTGGAGAACGTGCTGATCACGCCCCGCGCCGGGGTGCTCGACCGGACCGCGGCGAAGGCCGCGGCCGACGACACGGCGACGCGGCTGCGCCAGGTCACCGGCGTCGCCTCGGTGGGCGCGCCGATGCCGTCGCACGACGGCGGCGCGCTGCTGGTGCCGATCACCATGTCCGGCGACCCGGGGACCGCGTCGGACCGGGTGCAGCCGCTGCGGGACGCGACCGCGAAGGTCCAGGAGGCGCACCCCCAGCTGCGGATCGAGCAGGTCGGCGGGCCGTCGATCAACAAGGCGCTGGACGACACTCTGGGCAAGGACTTCAAGCGGGCCGAGCTGCTCAGCCTGCCGGTCACCCTGGCCATCCTGATCATCGCGTTCGGGGCGCTGATCGCCGCCAGCGTGCCGGTGCTGCTCGCGCTCTCCTCGGTGGCGGCGGCGATGGGGCTCTCCACCCTCGCCTCGCACCTGGTGCCGGCGACCGACACCACGGCCAGCGTGATCCTGCTGATCGGCATGGCCGTCGGCGTCGACTACTCGCTCTTCTACGTCCGGCGGGAGCGCGAGGAACGGGCCAGGGGCCGCTCCAGGCTGGACGCGGTGGAGATCGCGGCGGAGACATCCGGGCACGCCGTGGTGGTCTCCGGCTTCGCCGTGATCATCTCGATGGCCGGTCTGCTGCTCGCCAACGACGCGGTCTTCTCCTCGCTCGCCGTCGGCTCGATCCTGGTGGTCGCGGTCGCGGTGACCGGCTCGCTGACCGTGCTCCCGGCGTTCCTGGCCAAGCTGGGCCGCTGGGTCGACCGGCCCCGGGTGCCGCTGCTCTGGCGACTCACGGCGCCGCGTGCCGGGCGGCACGGGGAGCGGGCTACGCCGCGGTTCTGGTCGGCCGTGCTCAAGCCGGCGCTGCGGGCGCCGCTGGCCACCCTGGTCGTCTCGGTGGGGCTGCTGCTCGCCCTGGCCGCGCCGGCGCTGGGCATGAAGCTGAAGTTCCCCGGCATGGAGGACCTGCCCCGGACCACGCCCGCCATGCAGGCGTACGACCGGCTCACCGCCGCCTTCCCGAGCACCGGCACCAGCCACACGGTGGCGGTGCGGGCGCCGGCCGAGCAGGCCGACCAGGTCCGGGCGGCGCTGACCGACCTGGCCGGGCGGGCCGCCGCCGGCCCGCTCTTCGCGCCGGCCGAGGGGGACGGTCCGGAGATCAAGGTGTCGGCGGACCGGCGGGTCTCGGTGCTGGAGGTGGCCACCCCGTACGCCAGCCGCACCGACGAGGCGGCCCGCTCGCTGCACGAGCTCCGCGACGACCTGGCGCCCGCCGCGCTGCGCGGCATCCCGGGCGTCGAGTACGCGATCGGCGGCGGCGTCGCCGACAGCGAGGACTACGCCGCGCACGTCAAGGACAAGCTGCCCGTGGTGATGGGCTTCGTGCTGGCGCTGACCTTCCTGGTGATGGCCTGGACGTTCCGGTCGGTGGTGATCGCGCTCACCTCCATCATCCTCAACCTGCTCTCCGCCGGGGCCGCGTACGGGCTGCTGGTCCTGGTCTTCCAGGGTGACTGGGCGGAGGGGCTGCTCGGCTTCACCTCGATGGGGGCGATCGTCTCCTGGCTGCCGCTCTTCCTCTTCGTGGTGCTCTTCGGCCTCTCGATGGACTACCACGTCTTCGTGGTCAGCCGGATCCGGGAGGGCATCCGCAACGGCATGTCGAACCGGGACGCGGTGGCGTACGGGATCAGCTCCTCGGCGGGCGTGGTGACCAGCGCGGCGGTCGTGATGGTCGGCGTCTTCGCGATCTTCGCCTCGCTCAGCACGATCGACATGAAGCAGCTCGGCATCGGTCTGGCCGCGGCGATCCTGCTGGACGCCACGATCATCCGGGCGGTGGTGCTGCCGTCCCTGATGACCCTGCTCGGCGACGCGAACTGGTGGGCGCCCCGCTTCCTGCGGGGCCGGTCGGCGACCCCGCCGGCCGACCCGCCCACCCCGGCGCCGGAGCTGGTCGGCGCCCGCTGA
- a CDS encoding endo alpha-1,4 polygalactosaminidase, translating into MRIRPARPAPWVRPARALRRGLRRTLPALVPLLLLAPAPGCHPELVPPGAPTPWPTESARRWQWQWQLSGPLDVSVEADVFLLDPVRTTSTETAALRARDRRLICQVRVGTYAGTDPDASRFPTAVRGAAVAGRPGSRWLDIRQWDALRPVLADRFRLCRGKGFGAVALADADGYLHRPGLPLDFDDQLLFNRRLATLARSLDLSPGLVNDLPQVAALAPDFDFAVNEECVRRRQCAKLLPFADADKPVFHVEYAGSPTEFCVTTVGYGFASIRKDPDLDAWRESCPLP; encoded by the coding sequence ATGCGGATCCGGCCGGCCCGGCCCGCACCGTGGGTCCGGCCAGCGCGCGCGCTCCGGCGCGGACTGCGCCGGACCCTGCCGGCGCTGGTGCCGCTGCTGCTGCTCGCCCCGGCGCCCGGCTGCCACCCCGAACTGGTCCCGCCCGGGGCGCCCACTCCCTGGCCGACCGAGTCGGCCCGCCGGTGGCAGTGGCAGTGGCAGCTCAGCGGCCCGCTCGACGTCAGCGTCGAGGCGGACGTCTTCCTGCTCGACCCGGTGCGGACCACCTCGACCGAGACCGCGGCGCTGCGCGCCCGGGACCGCCGGCTGATCTGCCAGGTCCGGGTCGGCACGTACGCCGGCACGGACCCGGACGCCAGCCGCTTCCCGACGGCCGTCCGCGGCGCCGCCGTGGCGGGCCGACCGGGCAGCCGGTGGCTGGACATACGGCAGTGGGACGCGCTGAGGCCGGTGCTGGCCGACCGGTTCCGGCTGTGCCGGGGCAAGGGCTTCGGGGCGGTGGCGCTCGCTGATGCCGACGGCTACCTGCACCGGCCCGGCCTCCCGCTCGACTTCGACGACCAACTGCTGTTCAACCGGCGGCTGGCCACCCTCGCCCGCTCCCTCGACCTCTCCCCCGGCCTGGTCAACGACCTGCCGCAGGTCGCCGCGCTGGCACCCGACTTCGACTTCGCGGTGAACGAGGAGTGCGTCCGGCGGCGGCAGTGCGCGAAGCTGCTGCCCTTCGCCGACGCCGACAAGCCGGTCTTCCACGTCGAGTACGCCGGCAGCCCGACCGAGTTCTGCGTGACCACCGTCGGGTACGGGTTCGCCTCCATCCGCAAGGACCCCGACCTGGACGCCTGGCGGGAGAGCTGCCCGCTCCCCTGA
- a CDS encoding CAP domain-containing protein: protein MYRWTDPTDPDDAHRRPEPPTDHPPAWLTDRPEPRSSYLFGDEPEEPVDAWREQPTERWQADRTGELPFPVAPFERSDALPADRTGELPRVAPFEPAGHHPGGHPWLDGTAPADLTAFRAAPAASPGGSREGRHRQARRFPRPLLIGGAAAAATLVVSLGVGALMLPGSDQRTDPTSVDDTVAAAPAVPSTEGAPGDALAPASPTVKPSTARPSPSASRTATPKPSRTTAPSRQLDRAPAPSRSTATTTSTGRISAELQEVVDLVNRERAKAGCKALSIDDKLMLAAQRHSQDQADHKTMSHDGSDGSDVGERLDRVGYAWRAYGENVAWNQQTPAAVMDAWMNSPGHRANILNCSFTEIGVGVARSNGPYWTQDFGTPR, encoded by the coding sequence GTGTACCGCTGGACCGACCCGACCGACCCGGACGACGCTCACCGGCGTCCCGAGCCGCCGACCGACCACCCCCCGGCGTGGCTCACCGACCGGCCGGAGCCGCGGTCGTCGTACCTCTTCGGCGACGAGCCGGAGGAGCCCGTCGACGCCTGGCGGGAACAGCCCACCGAGCGGTGGCAGGCCGACCGGACCGGTGAACTCCCCTTCCCGGTCGCGCCGTTCGAGCGGTCGGACGCCCTCCCCGCCGACCGCACGGGCGAGCTGCCGCGGGTCGCCCCGTTCGAGCCGGCCGGCCACCACCCGGGTGGCCACCCCTGGCTCGACGGGACGGCCCCGGCGGACCTGACCGCGTTCCGGGCCGCCCCCGCGGCGAGCCCCGGCGGCTCCCGCGAGGGGCGGCACCGGCAGGCCCGGCGCTTCCCCCGGCCGCTCCTGATCGGTGGGGCCGCCGCCGCGGCGACCCTGGTGGTGAGCCTGGGAGTGGGTGCCCTGATGCTGCCGGGCAGCGACCAGCGGACCGACCCGACGTCCGTCGACGACACCGTGGCCGCCGCCCCCGCCGTGCCGAGCACCGAGGGCGCCCCCGGTGACGCGCTCGCCCCGGCCTCCCCCACGGTCAAGCCGAGCACCGCCCGGCCGAGCCCCTCGGCCAGCCGGACGGCCACGCCGAAGCCCAGCCGCACCACCGCCCCGTCCCGGCAGCTCGACCGCGCCCCCGCACCGAGCCGCAGCACCGCCACCACCACCTCGACCGGCCGGATCAGCGCCGAGCTCCAGGAGGTGGTCGACCTGGTCAACCGTGAGCGGGCCAAGGCCGGCTGCAAGGCGCTCAGCATCGACGACAAGCTGATGCTGGCGGCCCAGCGGCACAGCCAGGACCAGGCCGACCACAAGACCATGTCGCACGACGGCAGCGACGGCAGCGACGTCGGGGAGCGGCTCGACCGGGTCGGCTACGCCTGGCGGGCGTACGGCGAGAACGTCGCCTGGAACCAGCAGACGCCGGCCGCCGTGATGGACGCCTGGATGAACAGCCCGGGGCACCGGGCCAACATCCTGAACTGCTCCTTCACCGAGATCGGCGTCGGGGTGGCGCGGAGCAACGGGCCGTACTGGACGCAGGACTTCGGCACCCCGCGCTGA
- the smc gene encoding chromosome segregation protein SMC, giving the protein MHLKSLTVKGFKSFASATTLKLEPGITCVVGPNGSGKSNVVDAIAWVLGEQGAKALRGGKMEDVIFAGTAGRAPLGRAEVTLTIDNTDGALPIEYTEVSITRRMFRSGESEYEINGDSCRLLDIQELLSDSGIGREMHIIVGQGRLDGMLHAKPEDRRAFIEEAAGVLKHRKRKEKALRKLDAMQTNLNRLTDLTAELRRQLKPLGRQAEVARRAAAIQANLRDARLRLLADDLATLRTTLDREIADETALRERREQIEAEHTEVQARLGELEGALAEDAPLLAAAQDTWYKLSALQERFRSIEQLARERLRHLSASGDDERPGRDPDQLEAESQRVREQEEELRAALTDDQIRLAEAVEHRQELERQLAAAERELVAAAKAIADRREGLARLTGQVNSARARTTSAGEEIERLAAAHADALARAEKAQAELDAVEEVSTEADRDNADLDARHAEAVAAQERAQATVRTLADAERAAEKDAATWKAREEALAMGLRRKDGAGALLARADQVPGLLGSLAGLLTVTPGHEAALAAALGGLADAVAVSGVDEAVEAMRLLKISDAGRAGLLVGSPAGPGMAGPADALRPRLPEGARWAPDLVECAAEIRPAVHRALRDVVLVDDLAAAAELVAGNPELRAVTPDGDVVGAYAAAGGSAKAPSYIEVQAAVEEARANRLTAERTSAELREQLVDARAEVAAAKEAVQHAAAAKREAESHRNAAARRLAELGAAARSAKAETDRLGESRARAEAARERDLLALAELEERLRLAEDTPLDAEPSTEERDQLAAMVPQARQNEMEVRLAVRTAEERVSSIAGRADSLARQATAERAARERAAARRAARTRGAAIARAVVGGAREALTRLTESIARAEEHRDAVARERAAREAELQEVRGAAKRLGAELERLTSQVHRDEVARAEQRLRIEQLEAKAAEDFGLDVETLVAEYGPAQLVPPTQVDVAAAERDGLPVPEPVRYERPVQEKRAAKAERELALLGKVNPLALEEFAALEERFKFLSEQLEDLKATRRDLLTVVKDVDERILEVFASAFADTAREFEQVFTVLFPGGEGRLILTDPEDLLTTGVEVEARPPGKKIKRLSLLSGGERSLTAVAMLVAIFRARPSPFYIMDEVEAALDDVNLGRLITLLAQLREKSQLIVITHQKRTMEIADALYGVTMRSGVTQVISQRLNRAEDDERPGRGEEND; this is encoded by the coding sequence GTGCATCTCAAGAGCCTGACGGTGAAGGGCTTCAAATCCTTCGCCTCCGCGACGACGCTCAAGCTGGAGCCCGGGATCACCTGCGTGGTGGGTCCGAACGGCTCCGGCAAGTCCAACGTCGTCGACGCCATCGCCTGGGTGCTCGGCGAGCAGGGCGCCAAGGCGCTGCGCGGCGGCAAGATGGAGGACGTCATCTTCGCCGGCACCGCCGGGCGGGCGCCGCTGGGCCGGGCCGAGGTCACCCTCACCATCGACAACACCGACGGCGCGCTGCCGATCGAGTACACCGAGGTCTCCATCACCCGCCGGATGTTCCGCTCCGGCGAGAGCGAGTACGAGATCAACGGCGACTCCTGCCGCCTGCTCGACATCCAGGAGCTGCTGTCGGACTCCGGCATCGGCCGGGAGATGCACATCATCGTCGGCCAGGGACGGCTCGACGGCATGCTGCACGCCAAGCCGGAGGACCGGCGGGCGTTCATCGAGGAGGCGGCCGGCGTCCTCAAGCACCGCAAGCGCAAGGAGAAGGCGCTGCGGAAGCTCGACGCGATGCAGACCAACCTCAACCGGCTCACCGACCTCACCGCCGAGCTGCGCCGCCAGCTCAAGCCGCTGGGCCGGCAGGCCGAGGTGGCCCGCCGCGCCGCCGCCATCCAGGCGAACCTGCGCGACGCCCGGCTGCGGCTGCTCGCCGACGACCTGGCCACGCTGCGCACCACACTGGACCGGGAGATCGCCGACGAGACGGCGCTGCGCGAGCGGCGCGAGCAGATCGAGGCGGAGCACACCGAGGTGCAGGCCCGGCTCGGCGAGCTGGAGGGCGCCCTCGCCGAGGACGCGCCGCTGCTCGCCGCCGCCCAGGACACCTGGTACAAGCTCTCCGCCCTGCAGGAACGGTTCCGCTCCATCGAGCAGCTCGCCCGGGAGCGGCTGCGCCACCTCAGCGCCTCCGGCGACGACGAGCGCCCCGGCCGCGACCCGGACCAGCTGGAGGCCGAGTCGCAGCGGGTCCGCGAGCAGGAGGAGGAGCTGCGGGCGGCGCTGACCGACGATCAGATCCGGCTGGCCGAGGCGGTCGAGCACCGGCAGGAGCTGGAACGGCAGCTCGCCGCCGCCGAACGCGAGCTGGTCGCCGCCGCCAAGGCGATCGCCGACCGGCGGGAGGGGCTGGCCCGGCTGACCGGTCAGGTCAACTCCGCGCGGGCGCGGACCACCAGCGCCGGCGAGGAGATCGAACGGCTCGCCGCCGCCCACGCCGACGCCCTGGCCCGCGCCGAGAAGGCCCAGGCCGAGCTGGACGCCGTCGAGGAGGTGTCCACCGAGGCGGACCGGGACAACGCCGACCTGGACGCCCGGCACGCCGAGGCGGTGGCCGCCCAGGAGCGGGCCCAGGCGACCGTGCGGACCCTCGCCGACGCCGAACGCGCCGCCGAGAAGGACGCTGCCACCTGGAAGGCCCGCGAGGAGGCCCTCGCCATGGGCCTGCGCCGCAAGGACGGCGCGGGCGCGTTGCTGGCCCGCGCCGACCAGGTGCCCGGCCTGCTCGGCAGCCTGGCCGGGCTGCTCACCGTCACTCCGGGCCACGAGGCGGCGCTGGCCGCCGCGCTCGGCGGGCTCGCCGACGCGGTGGCGGTCAGCGGGGTGGACGAGGCCGTCGAGGCGATGCGGCTGCTGAAGATCTCCGACGCCGGGCGGGCCGGCCTGCTGGTCGGCAGCCCAGCCGGGCCCGGCATGGCCGGGCCGGCCGACGCGCTGCGCCCCAGGCTGCCCGAGGGCGCCCGCTGGGCGCCCGACCTGGTGGAGTGCGCGGCCGAGATCCGTCCGGCCGTGCACCGGGCGCTGCGCGACGTGGTGCTGGTCGACGACCTCGCCGCCGCGGCCGAGCTGGTCGCCGGCAACCCGGAGCTGCGCGCGGTCACCCCGGACGGGGACGTGGTCGGGGCGTACGCGGCGGCCGGCGGGTCGGCCAAGGCGCCCAGCTACATCGAGGTGCAGGCCGCCGTCGAGGAGGCCCGGGCCAACCGGCTCACCGCCGAGCGGACCAGCGCCGAGCTGCGTGAGCAGCTCGTCGACGCGCGCGCCGAGGTGGCCGCCGCGAAGGAGGCCGTGCAGCACGCCGCCGCCGCCAAGCGGGAGGCGGAGAGCCACCGCAACGCGGCCGCCCGCCGGCTCGCCGAGCTGGGCGCCGCGGCCCGCTCCGCGAAGGCGGAGACGGACCGGCTGGGCGAGTCCCGGGCCCGCGCCGAGGCGGCCCGGGAGCGGGACCTGCTGGCCCTGGCGGAGCTGGAGGAGCGGCTGCGGCTCGCCGAGGACACCCCGCTCGACGCCGAACCGTCCACCGAGGAGCGTGACCAGCTCGCCGCGATGGTGCCGCAGGCCCGGCAGAACGAGATGGAGGTCCGGCTCGCGGTGCGTACCGCCGAGGAGCGGGTCTCGTCGATCGCCGGCCGGGCCGACTCCCTGGCCAGGCAGGCGACCGCCGAGCGGGCCGCGCGGGAACGCGCGGCGGCCCGCCGGGCGGCCCGGACCCGCGGCGCGGCGATCGCCCGGGCCGTGGTCGGCGGCGCCCGCGAGGCCCTGACCCGGCTCACCGAGTCCATCGCCCGGGCCGAGGAGCACCGCGACGCGGTCGCCCGGGAGCGCGCCGCCCGCGAGGCCGAGCTCCAGGAGGTACGCGGCGCGGCCAAGCGCCTCGGCGCGGAGCTGGAGCGGCTCACCAGCCAGGTGCACCGGGACGAGGTGGCCCGCGCCGAGCAGCGGCTGCGCATCGAGCAGTTGGAGGCGAAGGCGGCCGAGGACTTCGGCCTCGACGTGGAGACCCTGGTCGCCGAGTACGGCCCGGCCCAGCTCGTCCCGCCCACCCAGGTGGACGTCGCGGCGGCCGAGCGGGACGGCCTGCCGGTGCCCGAGCCGGTCCGGTACGAGCGCCCGGTGCAGGAGAAGCGGGCCGCCAAGGCGGAGCGGGAGTTGGCCCTGCTCGGCAAGGTCAACCCCCTCGCGCTGGAGGAGTTCGCCGCGCTGGAGGAGCGCTTCAAGTTCCTCTCCGAGCAGCTGGAGGACCTCAAGGCCACCCGGCGGGACCTGCTCACCGTGGTCAAGGACGTCGACGAGCGGATCCTGGAGGTCTTCGCCAGCGCGTTCGCCGACACCGCCCGGGAGTTCGAGCAGGTCTTCACCGTGCTCTTCCCCGGCGGCGAGGGCCGGCTGATCCTCACCGACCCGGAGGACCTGCTCACCACCGGCGTCGAGGTGGAGGCCCGGCCGCCGGGCAAGAAGATCAAGCGACTGTCGCTGCTCTCCGGCGGTGAGCGCTCGCTGACCGCGGTGGCGATGCTGGTGGCGATCTTCCGCGCCCGGCCCAGCCCGTTCTACATCATGGACGAGGTGGAGGCGGCCCTCGACGACGTGAACCTGGGCCGCCTGATCACGCTGCTGGCCCAGTTGCGGGAGAAGAGCCAGCTGATCGTGATCACCCACCAGAAGCGGACGATGGAGATCGCCGACGCGCTCTACGGCGTGACCATGCGCAGCGGCGTCACCCAGGTGATCAGCCAACGGCTCAACCGGGCCGAGGACGACGAGCGGCCTGGCCGCGGCGAGGAGAACGACTAG
- a CDS encoding HAD family hydrolase has protein sequence MARERATALLVDFDGVLRRWDPAVAAGVEREYGLSEGVLGEIAMQWGRLQPVLTGRVSHAEWVSSVADALTPSLGSPERARAAVEEWQRYRGEVDPEVLAFIREVRAAGVPVGLGTNATDLLDADLAALGLTDDFDVVVNSSVIGVNKPAKEYFQAACAALETPQSRVLFVDDEDWAVRGARVAGLSAHRWGGPADLRYLRAALAY, from the coding sequence GTGGCTCGGGAACGCGCGACGGCGCTCCTGGTGGACTTCGACGGCGTGCTGCGCCGCTGGGACCCGGCGGTGGCCGCCGGCGTCGAGCGGGAGTACGGCCTGTCCGAGGGTGTCCTCGGCGAGATCGCCATGCAGTGGGGCCGGCTCCAGCCGGTGCTGACCGGTCGGGTCAGCCACGCGGAGTGGGTGTCCAGCGTGGCCGACGCGCTGACCCCGTCGCTGGGGAGCCCGGAGCGGGCCCGCGCCGCGGTCGAGGAGTGGCAGCGCTACCGGGGCGAGGTGGACCCGGAGGTGCTGGCCTTCATCCGCGAGGTCCGGGCGGCCGGCGTCCCGGTGGGGCTGGGCACCAACGCGACCGACCTGCTCGACGCCGACCTGGCCGCCCTCGGTCTGACCGACGACTTCGACGTGGTGGTCAACTCCTCGGTCATCGGCGTGAACAAGCCGGCCAAGGAGTACTTCCAGGCCGCCTGTGCGGCCCTGGAGACCCCGCAATCGCGGGTGCTCTTCGTCGACGACGAGGACTGGGCGGTCCGGGGCGCCCGGGTCGCCGGCCTCTCCGCGCACCGCTGGGGCGGCCCTGCCGACCTGCGCTACCTGCGGGCGGCGCTGGCGTACTGA
- the tnpB gene encoding IS607 family element RNA-guided endonuclease TnpB: protein MQAYRFALDLTPSQERAVLAHAGAARVAHNWALARVKAVMDQRAAERSYGVADADLTPAVGWSLPALRKAWNAAKGDVAPWWAECSKEAFNTGLDALARALKNWADSRAGKRAGRPVGFPRFKSRRRTRPSVRFTTGAIRVEADRKHVMLPRLGRLKTHESTRKLTRRVDAGAARILSATVRRDGGRWYVSFTCEVQRADRVPTHPFSTVGVDVGVTHLAVLSTGELVPNPRHLDTAGRRMRRLARRMSRRVGPDRRTGQRPSNRWERARRQMTRAHARVANLRRDGLHKLTTRLARQYGTVVVEDLNVAGMLRNRRLARRIADAGFAELRRQLAYKTEWNGGRLVVADRWYPSSKTCSGCGAVKTKLALSERTYTCTTCGLVLDRDLNAARNLAALAAEVDTAGSGPVAGRGANRKTRHGGPVAAKRQPGTAPAGKAGTAPPQGRAA, encoded by the coding sequence ATGCAGGCGTACCGTTTCGCCCTGGACCTGACGCCGTCGCAGGAGCGGGCAGTGCTGGCGCACGCTGGTGCGGCGCGGGTGGCGCACAACTGGGCGCTCGCGCGGGTCAAGGCCGTGATGGACCAGCGCGCCGCCGAGCGAAGCTACGGGGTTGCCGACGCTGACCTGACGCCGGCGGTCGGTTGGTCGCTGCCCGCGCTGCGTAAGGCGTGGAACGCGGCGAAGGGCGACGTCGCGCCGTGGTGGGCCGAGTGTTCCAAGGAGGCGTTCAACACCGGCCTCGACGCCCTGGCTCGGGCGTTGAAGAACTGGGCTGATTCACGTGCGGGTAAGCGGGCGGGGCGGCCGGTGGGCTTCCCCCGGTTCAAGTCCCGCCGCCGGACCCGGCCGAGTGTCCGGTTCACCACCGGCGCGATCCGCGTGGAGGCGGACCGCAAGCATGTGATGTTGCCCCGGTTGGGTCGACTGAAGACCCACGAGTCGACCCGCAAGCTGACCCGCCGCGTCGACGCGGGCGCTGCCCGCATCCTGTCCGCCACGGTCCGCCGCGACGGCGGACGCTGGTACGTGTCGTTCACCTGCGAGGTGCAGCGCGCTGACCGTGTCCCGACTCACCCGTTCTCGACGGTCGGCGTGGATGTTGGCGTCACACACCTCGCGGTGCTGTCGACCGGCGAGCTGGTGCCCAACCCGCGCCACCTCGACACCGCCGGACGGCGAATGCGACGCCTCGCCCGTCGGATGTCCCGGCGGGTCGGCCCGGACCGACGTACCGGGCAGCGGCCGTCGAACCGGTGGGAGCGGGCGCGCCGCCAGATGACCCGCGCTCACGCCCGGGTGGCCAACCTGCGCCGCGACGGCCTGCACAAGCTCACCACCCGCCTTGCCCGCCAGTACGGCACGGTCGTGGTGGAAGACCTCAACGTCGCCGGGATGCTACGCAACCGGCGACTGGCCCGGCGCATCGCCGACGCCGGGTTCGCCGAACTGCGGCGGCAGTTGGCATACAAGACCGAATGGAACGGCGGCCGGCTAGTCGTCGCCGACCGGTGGTACCCCTCATCCAAGACGTGCTCGGGCTGTGGCGCGGTGAAAACCAAGCTGGCCCTGTCCGAACGCACCTACACCTGCACCACCTGCGGCCTGGTCCTCGACCGGGACCTCAACGCCGCACGAAACCTCGCCGCACTCGCGGCTGAGGTCGACACCGCCGGGAGTGGCCCGGTGGCTGGACGTGGAGCCAACCGTAAGACCCGCCACGGCGGGCCGGTGGCCGCGAAACGTCAACCCGGCACCGCTCCGGCGGGTAAGGCCGGGACCGCCCCGCCGCAAGGCAGGGCTGCGTGA
- a CDS encoding IS607 family transposase: MNLKEWAASQGISYVTARRWYEAGKLPVPAYRVGRLIVIGNPLPTAVGRGATVVYARVSSADQRADLDRQVARVTAWATGQNLAVSRVVTEVGSALNGHRREFLALLRDPDVTTIVVEHRDRFARFGAEYVEAALAAQGRRLLVVDPAEVDDDLVRDVTEILTSLCARLYGRRAAADRVRRAVEAATAQDEPA; the protein is encoded by the coding sequence GTGAATTTGAAGGAGTGGGCGGCTTCCCAGGGCATCTCGTATGTGACGGCGCGTCGCTGGTACGAGGCGGGGAAGCTGCCTGTTCCCGCCTACCGGGTCGGCCGACTGATCGTGATCGGTAACCCCCTGCCGACCGCGGTCGGCAGGGGGGCGACTGTGGTGTACGCCCGGGTGTCGTCTGCGGACCAGCGCGCCGACCTGGATCGCCAGGTGGCTCGGGTGACCGCGTGGGCCACTGGCCAGAACCTCGCGGTGTCCCGGGTGGTGACAGAGGTTGGCTCCGCGCTCAACGGTCACCGCAGGGAGTTCCTCGCCCTGCTGCGCGACCCGGACGTGACGACGATCGTGGTCGAACACCGCGACCGGTTCGCCCGCTTCGGCGCCGAGTACGTCGAGGCGGCACTCGCCGCGCAGGGCCGCCGCCTGCTCGTGGTCGATCCGGCTGAGGTTGACGACGACCTCGTGCGCGACGTCACGGAGATCCTGACTTCGCTGTGCGCCCGCCTCTACGGCCGCAGGGCCGCCGCGGATCGGGTGCGCCGCGCGGTCGAAGCCGCCACCGCCCAGGATGAGCCGGCGTGA